A genomic segment from Corylus avellana chromosome ca5, CavTom2PMs-1.0 encodes:
- the LOC132181862 gene encoding uncharacterized protein LOC132181862 — MGIDCSRITPFGSPLVGFAGEQVQPIGIISLPVTARAAPRQSTIMVDFLVVDRPSAYNAIISQPTLNKLKAVTSTYHLKMKFPTEEGVGEVKGDQTATRKCYITSLKKPSKATPLTVSTVRCRKEDEPKGEPAETLEDMAVANGKVVKVGSQLSLDVRGSLVTFLKANLEVFAWTREDMPDISLEEILHQLNVDPSVKPVKQKRRKFAPERNMVIAEEVENLLRSRFIEELRCLTFLLKYRAAISWYADMDT, encoded by the exons ATGGGCATCGATTGTAGTAGGATCACGCCATTTGGGTCTCCCTTGGTTGGATTTGCAGGAGAGCAAGTCCAACCTATTGGAATCATTTCACTTCCCGTCACAGCAAGAGCAGCTCCTAGGCAATCGACTATTATGGTAGATTTCTTGGTAGTTGACCGACCATCTGCCTACAACGCAATAATCAGTCAGCCAACCTTGAATAAGTTGAAAGCAGTAACTTCAACCTATCACTTGAAGATGAAGTTCCCGACAGAGGAAGGAGTCGGAGAAGTCAAGGGTGATCAAACTGCAACAAGGAAGTGTTATATAACTTCCTTGAAGAAGCCTTCAAAGGCCACACCTTTGACAGTAAGTACCGTGCGATGTAGAAAGGAAGATGAACCAAAAGGTGAGCCTGCCGAGACACTAGAAGACATGGCAGTAGCAAATGGCAAAGTGGTGAAGGTTGGTTCTCAACTCTCCTTGGACGTCCGAGGAAGCCTTGTCACCTTTCTGAAAGCAAATTTGGAGGTATTTGCATGGACACGTGAAGACATGCCGGATATTAGCCTTGAAGAAATACTCCACCAGCTGAACGTGGATCCCAGTGTAAAACCagtgaaacaaaaaagaaggaaattcgCTCCTGAGCGAAACATGGTGATAGCCGAGGAGGTAGAGAATTTGCTAAGATCTCGATTTATTGAAGAA CTTCGATGCTTGACCTTCTTGTTAAAATACCGAGCCGCTATTTCCTGGTATGCTGACATGGATACTTGA
- the LOC132181861 gene encoding uncharacterized protein LOC132181861: MNATFLQRDPGLRPQIWEFPVNLQDDIRHAYIRAKPCQPKLSEYPYSGMSNNRCRFQASWFETYSTWLEYSKSKDAIFCLPCYVFAKKPTGRPGSDAFTGKGFNNWKKASDGMNSSLMRHVGKDPNSPHNIAVKCCEDLMNQSGHIDKIVEKQTLQETKNNQLRLKTSIDSVQWLTFQACPFRGHDESSGTKNQGNFIELVKLLASYNDDVAGLVLENAPKNAKYTSPKIQKEILHIIANKVRDAIRKEIGDGKFCILVDEAWDESKREQMAIILRFVDKNGFIRERFFHIVHVKDTSASTLKKEICVVLSRYNLQIENIQGQGHDGASNMRGEWNGLQALFVRDFPYAYYVHCMAHKLQLALVATSREAKRIHQFFIQLASIINIVGSSSKRHDDLQSIHAVEIENLVASNAIETERGINQIGTLQRPGDTRWSSHYQSVCSMIRMYGATCSVINKISNEGANYSQRGDAEVAYMILTSFEFILILHLMKEIVGLTNMLYQSLQQKSLDILNAMSQVSTTQSLIQKMRDDGWEPLLTTIKSFCEENDIDIPNMNAHYTRARGRSCRQDEGSPTTMEHHFRVDIFTAAIDFQLQELKNRFNEQVVELLIPSIALSPKDAYKSFKIDDICKLAEKFYPRDFTEQEKICLKFQLQHYKLDVPKHQDFQNMSTLFELCRGLAVLEKSKIYPLTDRLVCLVLTLPVSTATTKRAFSAMKLVKTRLRTRMEDEFLADHLVVYIEKEIAKNFTSEMMMD; this comes from the coding sequence ATGAATGCTACCTTTTTGCAACGTGATCCAGGATTACGTCCGCAAATATGGGAATTCCCTGTTAACTTACAAGATGACATTCGACATGCTTATATTAGAGCCAAACCATGTCAACCCAAGCTTTCGGAATATCCATATTCAGGAATGAGTAATAATCGTTGCCGATTTCAAGCCTCTTGGTTTGAGACATACTCAACTTGGTTGGAGTACTCAAAATCAAAGGATGCTATATTTTGTCTTCCATGCTATGTTTTTGCTAAGAAACCAACAGGTCGTCCAGGATCAGATGCATTTACAGGGAAAGGTTTTAACAATTGGAAAAAGGCAAGCGATGGGATGAATAGTTCTTTAATGAGACATGTGGGGAAAGATCCAAATTCACCACATAATATTGCCGTGAAATGTTGTGAGGATCTAATGAATCAGTCAGGGCATATTGACAAGATAGTTGAAAAGCAAACattacaagaaacaaagaataatCAGTTGCGGCTCAAAACCTCTATAGATAGTGTTCAATGGCTTACATTCCAAGCATGTCCCTTTAGAGGTCACGATGAAAGCTCTGGCACGAAAAATCAAGGTAACTTCATTGAATTGGTAAAGCTCCTAGCAAGCTATAATGACGATGTTGCTGGACTTGTCTTGGAAAATGCTCcaaaaaatgccaaatatacatcacccaaaattcaaaaggaaatccTACATATCATTGCAAATAAAGTGCGGGATGCgattagaaaagaaattggggaTGGCAAATTTTGCATTCTCGTTGATGAAGCTTGGGATGAATCAAAAAGGGAGCAAATGGCTATTATTTTGAGGTTTGTTGATAAAAATGGTTTTATTAGGGAGCGATTCTTTCATATTGTGCATGTTAAAGATACTTCTgcatcaactttgaaaaaagagaTATGTGTTGTTCTTTCTCGTTACAATCtccaaattgaaaatattcaaGGCCAAGGACATGATGGAGCTAGTAATATGCGTGGTGAATGGAATGGGTTACAAGCTTTATTTGTTAGGGATTTTCCCTATGCATATTATGTGCATTGCATGGCTCATAAACTACAATTAGCTTTAGTTGCAACATCTAGAGAAGCCAAGCGCATTCATCAATTCTTTATCCAGTTGGcttcaattattaatattgttgGGAGTTCTTCTAAACGTCATGATGACTTGCAATCTATTCATgctgttgaaattgaaaatttggttgCTTCTAATGCAATTGAGACTGAAAGAGGGATAAACCAAATTGGCACTTTGCAACGACCTGGAGATACTCGATGGTCATCTCATTATCAATCTGTTTGTAGCATGATAAGAATGTATGGTGCAACTTGTTCAGTTATCAACAAGATCTCAAATGAGGGAGCTAATTATTCTCAACGTGGTGATGCTGAAGTGGCTTACATGATATTAAcatcatttgaatttattttgatattgcatttgatgaaagaaattgTGGGACTCACAAATATGCTTTACCAATCTTTGCAACAAAAGTCACTAGACATTTTAAATGCCATGAGTCAAGTTTCAACTACACAATCACTCATTCAAAAGATGAGAGATGATGGGTGGGAGCCTTTGCTTACTACTATTAAAtcattttgtgaagaaaatgatattgaTATTCCTAATATGAATGCTCATTACACTAGAGCTCGAGGTAGATCTTGTCGTCAAGATGAAGGGTCTCCAACAACAATGGAGCATCATTTTAGAGTTGATATATTTACTGCTGCAATAGATTTCCAGTTACAAGAattgaaaaatagatttaatgagCAAGTTGTGGAACTCCTCATTCCTAGCATCGCTTTAAGCCCTAAAGATGCATACAAATCATTTAAGATTGATGATATATGTAAGTTAGCTGAGAAGTTTTATCCTCGAGATTTCACTGAgcaagaaaaaatttgtttgaaatttcagTTGCAGCATTATAAGCTTGATGTGCCAAAGCATCAAGATTTTCAGAATATGTCTACATTATTTGAGTTATGCAGAGGATTGGcagttttagaaaaatcaaagaTCTATCCTTTGACTGACAGATTGGTTTGCCTAGTGTTGACTCTCCCTGTTTCTACTGCGACTACAAAACGAGCTTTTTCTGCCATGAAACTTGTAAAGACTAGATTGCGTACTAGAATGGAAGATGAGTTTCTTGCAGACcatttggtagtttatattgagaaagaaattgctaAGAATTTTACTTCAGAGATGATGATGGATTAA